Genomic segment of Malania oleifera isolate guangnan ecotype guangnan chromosome 7, ASM2987363v1, whole genome shotgun sequence:
GAAAATAGCAAGCCAAAAACACTCCACCCCTTGAATGACAGAATTGATTAGCTCCAATTTTCCAGCATAGGAAAGGGTATGACCAGGCCACCCAGCAAACAATTTTGCAATTCTATCAACAAGAGGGGAATAGTGCATAGCATTCAACCATGAAGCCGCAAGAGGATTTCCAAGATACCGAAAAGGAAATTCTCCAACATTAAAACCAGTAATATGCTTCATACCATCCAAGTCATAATCCTTTACGCCAACATGAAACAAGTTGGATTTTGAGCAGTTGGAAGCCAAACCCGAGGAATCAGTGAATTTAGTAAGGCACTCCATAATCAGATTTACTGAGCAATAGTCacctcttgaaaaaaaaaatcaaatcatcaGCAAAAGCGAGATGTGTGATTTTCATCTGCTCACATTTTGGGTGGAATTTGAACTCGGGCCGACCCTCCAAAGATTTTAAAAGTCTCAATAAAATATTCAaggcaaatcaaaaataaaagagGGGACAAAGGGTCACCTTGTCTGTGACCTTTCTTGCCCTTGAAAAAACCATGGAACCCTCTGTTCAGTGAGATAGAGTATGTTGGAGTCGAAACACATTGCATTATCCAATTAATCATAATTGGTGGAAAATTAAGAAGTGTCAACATCTCTTCCAAAAACTTCCTGAGATCGAATCATAAGCCTTCCTTAGGTCAATTTTCAACATGCATCTAGGAGACACCCTTTTCCTTGCAtattttctaaccaattcctgAACCAGATAAATATTTTCAACCATACTCCTTTCCTTCACAAATGTTGATTGAGTCGGATTGATTAAGGATTCCAGACAAGGCTTGATTCTTCCAGAAATTGCCTTAGCAATTAACTTATACATAACATTACAACATGCAATCGGTCTAAAATCCCCCACCAAAGAGGCATGGCAAGATTTTGGGATCAAAGCAATCACCGTGTGGTTCAGTTGTTTAAGCATTTCACCCAATTCAAAGAATTCCAAAACAGATTTTGTAAAATACTTTCCCACATGATTCcaggattttttaaaaaaacatgcaGAAAATCCATCCGGCCCGAGGGAATTCTCATCCCCAATGCTAAATACAACATTTTTAATTTCCACTTCAGTAATTGGAGCCATCATTAATTCAGATTGCGCCTCATTCAAATCGGACCATTATCCATTATCTACCTATCCACCATATCTACCGAGCACTCAACACCCAATAGCTGATTATAAAATCTCAAAAATTCTTCAACTACTTGAGAGATCGATTGGGCTTGGTTGCCATTTTCCATGATAATTGAGGAAATGTGATTTTTATTAATCTTACTCCTCATTAACGCATGGAAAAAAGAGGAGTTTCTATCACATTCCTTGAGACACTTAAATTTGGCAATCTGTGTCATAAACAATCTATTGGATTCCGCCAGTCTGTTTGCTTCTGCTCTCTTATCAACCATCTTCATTTGTAATTCATTATCCAAAGGGGAGTCATGTAACAACTGCTGCAATTCCAACAACTCAGAGTTAGCCTTTTCAGCTCTTGTAGATATGTGAGAGTAGTGTAAATCATTCAGCATCCTCAGAGGTCTTTTAAGGGCTTGAAGTCTCTTCAAAAAATAGTATTTCTCAGTTCCTCGAATATTAATATCCCAGCACTCCTTAACTAAACTCAAAAAATTCTGGTGAGATGCCCACATGTTGAAGAATTTGAATGGCCTCCTTTCTTA
This window contains:
- the LOC131160839 gene encoding uncharacterized protein LOC131160839 — translated: MEQENGVPITEYEVKDIRDCFHELGLSDLRSSGCFLMWTNGKIWCKLDRVVVNHYWHQAGYNAQNFLSLVKECWDINIRGTEKYYFLKRLQALKRPLRMLNDLHYSHISTRAEKANSELLELQQLLHDSPLDNELQMKMVDKRAEANRLAESNRLFMTQIAKFKCLKECDRNSSFFHALMRSKINKNHISSIIMENGNQAQSISQVVEEFLRFYNQLLGVECSVDMVDRGDYCSVNLIMECLTKFTDSSGLASNCSKSNLFHVGVKDYDLDGMKHITGFNVGEFPFRYLGNPLAASWLNAMHYSPLVDRIAKLFAGWPGHTLSYAGKLELINSVIQGVECFWLAIFPIPNNVLDHVMKPLQDLSLGRKEEATCILEGDLFTQN